The DNA segment CCTGGTTTCGGGTCTACGACTTGTTACTTATGCGCCCTATTCAGACTCGCTTTCGCTACGGCTCCGCTTTTTCCGCTTAACCTTGCAACAAATCGTAACTCGCCGGTTCATTCTACAAAAGGCACGCTATCACCCATTAACGGGCTCTAACTACTTGTAGGCACACGGTTTCAGGAACTGTTTCACTCCCCTTCCGGGGTGCTTTTCACCTTTCCCTCACGGTACTGGTTCACTATCGGTCACTAGGGAGTATTTAGCCTTGGGAGATGGTCCTCCCGGATTCCGACGGAATTTCACGTGTTCCGCCGTACTCAGGATCCACTCTGGAGGGAAAGCTATTTCAACTACCGGGCTGTTACCGTCTTTGGCGGGCCTTTCCAGACCGCTTCATTTATAACTTTCTTTTGTAACTCCGTATAGAGTGTCCTACAACCCCAAGAAGCAAGCTTCTTGGTTTGGGCTCTTTCCGTTTCGCTCGCCGCTACTCAGGAAATCGATTTTTCTTTCTCTTCCTCCAGGTACTTAGATGTTTCAGTTCCCTGGGTCTGCCTTCCTCACGCTATGTATTCACGTAAGGATACTATCCGACTAAAGATAGTGGGTTCCCCCATTCGGAAATCTCTGGATCAACGCTTACGTACAGCTCCCCAAAGCATATCGGTGTTAGTCCCGTCCTTCTTCGGCTCCTAGTGCCAAGGCATCCACCGTGCGCCCTTTCTAACTTAACCAATTTACTTCAACGAAGTAAAGGTTGTTTTTCTAATCGTCGGTATCAGCGATGATACTTCGAATTAGATGAAAGATTCACTTTCAGATGATTCTCGGTTACTTGTGTCATAAATAATTACTTATCTATGCTAACTTTACTAACTTTCTTATCTAGTTTTCAAAGAACAATTTTGGTGGAGCCTAGCGGGATCGAACCGCTGACCTCCTGCGTGCAAAGCAGGCGCTCTCCCAGCTGAGCTAAGGCCCCTTAAAAGGGATATAATATTTTGTTTTCTTTGTGTCAGAAAGAAAAAGTGGGCCTAAATGGACTCGAACCATCGACCTCACGCTTATCAGGCGTGCGCTCTAACCAGCTGAGCTATAGGCCCGTCAATAATGTAGTGGCACTATGCTCCAGAGCATGTAGCCTTGCGTACTTTATCTGACATAAAAGAGAGTAACCTCTCAAAACTGAACAAACAGAGAAGAACGAAAACACACAGGTTTCCTTTTCCTTAGAAAGGAGGTGATCCAGCCGCACCTTCCGATACGGCTACCTTGTTACGACTTCACCCCAATTATCTGTCCCACCTTCGGCGGCTGGCTCCATAAAGGTTACCCTACCGACTTCGGGTGTTACAAACTCTCGTGGTGTGACGGGCGGTGTGTACAAGGCCCGGGAACGTATTCACCGTGGCATGCTGATCCACGATTACTAGCGATTCCGGCTTCATGTAGGCGAGTTGCAGCCTACAATCCGAACTGAGAATGGTTTTATGGGATTGGCTCCACCTCGCGGCTTCGCGACCCTTTGTACCATCCATTGTAGCACGTGTGTAGCCCAGGTCATAAGGGGCATGATGATTTGACGTCATCCCCACCTTCCTCCGGCTTGCACCGGCAGTCACTTTAGAGTGCCCAACTAAATGCTGGCAACTAAAATTAAGGGTTGCGCTCGTTGCGGGACTTAACCCAACATCTCACGACACGAGCTGACGACAACCATGCACCACCTGTCACTTTGTCCCCGAAGGGAAAGCTCTGTCTCCAGAGTGGTCAAAGGATGTCAAGACCTGGTAAGGTTCTTCGCGTTGCTTCGAATTAAACCACATGCTCCACCGCTTGTGCGGGCCCCCGTCAATTCCTTTGAGTTTCAACCTTGCGGTCGTACTCCCCAGGCGGAGTGCTTAATGCGTTAGCTGCAGCACTAAGGGGCGGAAACCCCCTAACACTTAGCACTCATCGTTTACGGCGTGGACTACCAGGGTATCTAATCCTGTTTGCTCCCCACGCTTTCGCGCCTCAGCGTCAGTTACAGACCAGAGAGTCGCCTTCGCCACTGGTGTTCCTCCACATATCTACGCATTTCACCGCTACACGTGGAATTCCACTCTCCTCTTCTGCACTCCAGTCTTCCAGTTTCCAATGACCCTCCCCGGTTAAGCCGGGGGCTTTCACATCAGACTTAAAAGACCGCCTGCGCGCGCTTTACGCCCAATAAATCCGGACAACGCTTGCCACCTACGTATTACCGCGGCTGCTGGCACGTAGTTAGCCGTGGCTTTCTGGTTAGATACCGTCAAGGGACAAGCAGTTACTCTTATCCTTGTTCTTCTCTAACAACAGTACTTTACGATCCGAAAACCTTCTTCATACACGCGGCGTTGCTCCGTCAGACTTTCGTCCATTGCGGAAGATTCCCTACTGCTGCCTCCCGTAGGAGTCTGGGCCGTGTCTCAGTCCCAGTGTGGCCGATCACCCTCTCAGGTCGGCTATGCATCGTTGCCTTGGTAGGCCATTACCCTACCAACTAGCTAATGCACCGCGGGCCCATCTGTAAGCGATAGCCGAAACCATCTTTCAAAGCCGTGGCATGCGCCACCACTTATTATTCGGTATTAGCCCCGGTTTCCCGGAGTTATCCCCAACTTACAGGCAGGTTGCCCACGTGTTACTCACCCGTCCGCCACTAACTTTGGAAGAGCAAGCTCTTCCTCCGTTCGTTCGACTTGCATGTATTAGGCACGCCGCCAGCGTTCGTCCTGAGCCAGGATCAAACTCTCTTTAAAATATAAATTGAATTTGAATACTTATTCAACACCGTGAATAAGATTCCTTGCGTCAAATTGACTTCGCTAGCAATTAAATTACTAGTTTGTTTTTGTTGAAAACAGCTTTCTGTTTTCTGCCCTGCGATTACCAGTGAGACTTTACGTCTCATTGCTTTTCGTCTTCTTCTTTGTTCAGTTTTCAAAGGTCAGTTTCTTTTGCTGCTAAAGCGTTTGTCCGTATCAGCAACGTTTATAAATATACCAAGATTTTTGCCTTTCGTCAATACTTTTTATAAAGTTTTTATAATAAATATGGAATTATTTTCTCTGCAAGTGTTTTGAAAGCATTCGCAGCTGGGCTTGATGGGCTGTATATCGCTGCAGTATAGCCTTTTTCATTGAAATTTGGTTGTTCGATTGGTAACTGAATTAAAAGTTGTGTTTCTAGGTCAGCTGCTACTTTTTCTCCGCCGCCTTGGCCAAATATCTTTAACGTTTGCCCATCATCAAGAGTAAGGTAAGACATATTTTCAATAACACCTATAATATTATGGTTATTTTTAGTGGCCATGTAACCTGCGCGTGACGCAACTGATGCAGCAGCAAAATGTGGCGTTGTAACGATTAGTTCATTACATCTTGGAATTAGTGTATGGATATCTAAAGCAACATCACCCGTACCAGGCGGTAAATCGATAAGTAAATAATCTAAGTCTCCCCATCTTACTTCTTCTAAAAACATCTTTATCATCTTTCCGAGCATTGGACCACGCCAAATAACTGGTTCTCCAGATTCCACAAAAAAATCCATTGAAATCATTTGAATGCCATTTGTTTTGACTGGAATGATTTGGCCATTTTCTTTGCGCGGGGATTCTGTTGTACCGAGCAAAACCGGAATACTAAAACCATAGATATCAGCATCAAGTAATCCTACTTTCTTGCCTTGGTTTGCCAGTGCTATAGCTAGGTTTGCTGCGACTGTTGATTTACCGACGCCGCCCTTCCCGCTCGCTATCGCTAAAAATTTAGTCTTGCTGGTTTCTGATAAGATATTATCTCTTGCTTGAAAAATACGATCAATGACCGCTGCTGGAAGGTATTCAAGCTCTATATTTATCTCATTTACACCGAACTGAGTTAAAAGTTCTTCTATATTATGAACAAAATGGTCTGTTTCAATTGCTGGATCTGCCAAAGCGATTTTAATATTTGCTGTTTCTTCATGGACTTGTACTTCTAATATACCTTCTGTTTCTTCCAAACTCGCTTCTAAAACAGGATCTTGTAGCCGATATAATAATCTAGTAATTTGTTGTTCATTTAACATCTTTTTAAACCTCCAAAAATGAATGCGCTGACATATTGAATATTATAGCATGGCTACTTATTTTTTTCACATGTTAAAAATTCTTTTCTTTAGCGGCATCTATACAATAAAAAAGATTACAATTGAGAGTTTATATTTAAATAAAACGTACTAAAAACCTTCTTAAAAGAGATTTCACAAATTTTACACATTTTAAATTTCATTCTAAAAGCTATATATATCAATCAGTTTCGCCTTTTGTCTTGTTTTCGTCATAGAATTGTAACAGACTATTTCTTTTGTTTGTTGCTAATATAGTGGCAGATATAGTAAAAAGGAGTGCGTTCGATTTTGGAGAGAAAGTTTATAAAAACAGGGATTATCATGCTTATTGTAGCATTTTTAGTGGTTTCATTAAATGTTGGAGCAGAAACGGGAAATTCTAGGACTGCTCAAGTGGCGTTAAGCTCTTCGCAACAATCGTTTATTGACGAAATTTTACCAGCTGCCCAAGACGGATATCAAAATGGCAAACTCTTGACTAGCGTAACGCTTGCTCAAGCAATTTTGGAATCTAATTGGGGCGAAAGTGGTTTAAGTAAGAATTCTAATAACTTATTTGGAATTAAAGGTACATATGAAGGTAAGTCTGTTTCAATGGACACGATGGAAGCCTCTGGAGCGACAACTGCTAATTTCCGAGTTTATCCAAGTTGGAAAGAATCGATTGAAGATCATACAGATTTAATTACACAAAACGACCGTTATAAAGGCGCCGTTGGTGAAACTGATTACCGAAAATCTTTACAAGCTATAAAAGATGGTGGTTATGCTACTGATCCGGAGTATGTTTCAAAATTAGTAGCTATTATTGAACGTTATAATTTAGATCAATACGATATTGTTTATGACAAAATTGAGTCCCATCACAAAGTTGCCGCTATAGGAACCGTATCACCGAATAAAACACAAGAAACCATTTGGTCTGCGCCTTTTAACACTGCAAATTCGGAGGAAGTCGGGAAACTAGCTAGTTACTCGAATCGTAATTTAGAAGTTTCTTGGGAAGCTAAGACAGAAAAAGGTTTATGGTATTTCTTACGTGAAAATAATAAAGATATTGGTTGGGTAAATAGTAATGCCCTTAATCTAAGTTATCATCAGAAAAACGACGAAAACATAAATGCAACTAAATATGTAGATGATATGGGTGCGCATATTTACCGTTTACCTAGTCCTGAAAAGCAATTTGATAATGGTACAATTGCACAATATGACAAGAAAACACTTCATGCTGATAAAAAAATCACTCGTGATGGATACGCTTGGTTCCGTCTTTCTGAAAGTAATGAAGTAATCGGTTGGGTTCGCGCAGATAAATTGAATGATCGTTTATATGACCGTATTACTGAACAAACCACGTATAATGGCTATGCGACAGTAAATAAAGCAGCGACTGATAATGTTTGGAGTGCCCCTTTTAACACTAAGAATTCGAATAAAATAGCACCTCTTACTGATTATAATGCAGCGAAACTAGAGCTTGTATCGCGCGCTAAAGTTGCTAACACCATATGGTACGAGTTTAAACTAGATGGCAAACTAATTGGTTGGACTAGTGAAAAGGATTTAAACATTATCTATACTCCTGAAAACGAAAAACCAACAACTCAAGTCGCTTACGTAAAAAATCCAACAGCAATGCTTTATAATAAACCCGTAGAAACAACAAGCACTCAAACAAAAGAAATCGGTTTTTATTATGGTAAGTTACTAGCTGTTGATAAAGAAGCTACTATTCAAGCTGAAAAATGGGTTCATATTAAAGATAGTAATAACTCACTTGGCTGGATTAAAGCAGAAGACATTCAACGTTAATTTTAAAAAGAGGGCCCAGATAATTTCTGACCCTCTTTTTTTATATATTTTCAATTAGATATTCATTTTGCGGCTAGCCATCCATTTAATCATTTCTGGATCCGAATGAGAGAAGAATTGACTCTCCCCTTGATTTAAAGTAGCAATTTCAGCCTTATCTTCTTCGTTTAATTCAAAATCAAATATATTTAAATTTTGAGCCATTCGTTCTGGTTTTACAGATTTAGCTAACACAATAATATCTTGTTCCACTAACCAGCGTAAAATCACTTGTGCTGCTGATTTTTCGTATTTCATGCCAATTTTTGTTAAAACAGGGTTGTTAAAAATATCATTCTTTCCTTCCGCGAACGGGGCCCACGCTTCGACAGCAACGCCTTCTTTGTGTA comes from the Listeria welshimeri serovar 6b str. SLCC5334 genome and includes:
- a CDS encoding Mrp/NBP35 family ATP-binding protein; protein product: MLNEQQITRLLYRLQDPVLEASLEETEGILEVQVHEETANIKIALADPAIETDHFVHNIEELLTQFGVNEINIELEYLPAAVIDRIFQARDNILSETSKTKFLAIASGKGGVGKSTVAANLAIALANQGKKVGLLDADIYGFSIPVLLGTTESPRKENGQIIPVKTNGIQMISMDFFVESGEPVIWRGPMLGKMIKMFLEEVRWGDLDYLLIDLPPGTGDVALDIHTLIPRCNELIVTTPHFAAASVASRAGYMATKNNHNIIGVIENMSYLTLDDGQTLKIFGQGGGEKVAADLETQLLIQLPIEQPNFNEKGYTAAIYSPSSPAANAFKTLAEKIIPYLL
- a CDS encoding GW domain-containing glycosaminoglycan-binding protein, giving the protein MERKFIKTGIIMLIVAFLVVSLNVGAETGNSRTAQVALSSSQQSFIDEILPAAQDGYQNGKLLTSVTLAQAILESNWGESGLSKNSNNLFGIKGTYEGKSVSMDTMEASGATTANFRVYPSWKESIEDHTDLITQNDRYKGAVGETDYRKSLQAIKDGGYATDPEYVSKLVAIIERYNLDQYDIVYDKIESHHKVAAIGTVSPNKTQETIWSAPFNTANSEEVGKLASYSNRNLEVSWEAKTEKGLWYFLRENNKDIGWVNSNALNLSYHQKNDENINATKYVDDMGAHIYRLPSPEKQFDNGTIAQYDKKTLHADKKITRDGYAWFRLSESNEVIGWVRADKLNDRLYDRITEQTTYNGYATVNKAATDNVWSAPFNTKNSNKIAPLTDYNAAKLELVSRAKVANTIWYEFKLDGKLIGWTSEKDLNIIYTPENEKPTTQVAYVKNPTAMLYNKPVETTSTQTKEIGFYYGKLLAVDKEATIQAEKWVHIKDSNNSLGWIKAEDIQR